In Amaranthus tricolor cultivar Red isolate AtriRed21 chromosome 3, ASM2621246v1, whole genome shotgun sequence, a single window of DNA contains:
- the LOC130808375 gene encoding uncharacterized protein LOC130808375, whose product MYKRASQIGNILRKKKEKLKGKGSRSSTNSGFREDAKPTKPLLDRYGNERKGNKEYECYIKKGSGSQQLGGQHRQQNLNNSERQVNLQYGNGNHGNTAQRFQRPISGGQGRVDGNRIEGSGMQRGGNQVEGINAQPFGGRVTAVSAREADQATDVVTGTFTIHSVAVNILFDAGATCSFLAKSKVEELNLGTFEKVSHIVAVPSGRLYNCDRLYKEVPLRIGKVIFPSDLYVLDMEGLEVSFGMDWLGKYKATTKCREQRLTLYRKFQKGPRTNLVSTLELQRLMRQRHPVYLCHISQVGKKEEDPKNIAVVNEFKDVFLDEIPGMPPQREIDFTIDLVPGTGPISKAC is encoded by the exons ATGTACAAGCGTGCGTCTCAAATAGGGAACAttctgaggaagaagaaggaaaaaTTGAAGGGTAAG GGAAGTAGGTCTAGTACAAATTCTGGGTTTAGGGAAGACGCGAAGCCTACTAAGCCATTACTGGACCGATATGGCAATGAAAGGAA GGGAAATAAAGAGTATGAATGCTACATCAAAAAAGGGAGTGGGAGTCAACAGCTGGGTGGGCAGCACCGACAACAAAATTTGAATAACTCCGAAAGGCAAGTCAACCTGCAGTACGGAAATGGTAATCATGGAAACACTGCTCAGAGGTTTCAGCGACCTATTAGTGGGGGACAAGGCCGGGTGGATGGAAACCGGATCGAAGGGTCAGGTATGCAACGTGGGGGTAATCAAGTGGAAGGAATAAATGCACAGCCATTTGGTGGACGGGTAACTGCGGTCAGTGCAAGGGAAGCTGACCAAGCAACGGATGTAGTTACAGGTACGTTCACCATCCATTCTGTAGCTGTTAATATACTTTTTGACGCGGGTGCAAcatgttcatttcttgcaaagagtaaagtagaGGAGTTGAATTTAGGAACATTTGAAAAAGTTTCTCATATAGTGGCTGTTCCATCGGGAAGATTGTACAATTGTGATAGATTGTATAAGGAAGTGCCCTTAAGAATAGGGAAGGTCATTTTTCCTAgtgacttgtatgtgttagatatggaaggcttaGAGGTAAGTTTTGGGATGGACTGGTTAGGAAAATATAAAGCCACTACAAAATGTAGGGAGCAGAGATTGACGCTATATCGAAAATTTCAAAAAGGACCCCGaacgaatttggtgtcgaccttagAATTGCAAAGACTCATGAGGCAAAGACACCCTGTGTActtatgtcatatcagccaaGTGGGGAAGAAGGAGGAGGATCCTAAGAATATTGCGGTTGTGAATGAATTTAAAGATGTTTTCCTTGATGAAATTCCCggcatgccacctcaacgggaaattgatTTCACAATAGACTTGGTGCCTGGGACGggaccgatttctaaggccTGTTAG